From one Rhodamnia argentea isolate NSW1041297 chromosome 1, ASM2092103v1, whole genome shotgun sequence genomic stretch:
- the LOC115740279 gene encoding CST complex subunit STN1, producing MDKSLFLVHVKLLAFDLLSLAQSPTNPPTFSLDHRFSISRAEALGVVVSREHKPGRFLKFAVDDGTGCVPCVLWLNHATSPYFARQRPQGVRQIAEVANGQASLVKLGSVARVRGRITSYRGEVQITVSRVVVERDPNAEVLHWLDCLKLARRVYGKPTTMRNTLHGLCPMDKMT from the coding sequence ATGGACAAATCACTATTCCTCGTCCACGTCAAGCTCCTAGCCTTCGACCTCCTCTCCCTGGCCCAATCCCCGACCAACCCCCCGACCTTCTCCCTCGACCACCGCTTCTCCATCTCGCGTGCCGAGGCCCTCGGCGTCGTCGTCTCCCGCGAGCACAAGCCCGGCCGCTTCCTCAAGTTCGCCGTCGACGACGGCACCGGCTGCGTCCCCTGCGTCCTCTGGCTCAACCACGCCACCTCTCCCTACTTCGCCCGCCAGCGCCCGCAAGGCGTTCGACAGATTGCCGAAGTGGCGAATGGCCAGGCTTCGCTGGTGAAGCTGGGCTCGGTCGCTCGAGTGCGCGGCAGGATCACGAGCTACCGGGGCGAGGTGCAGATCACGGTGTCGAGAGTCGTGGTCGAGAGGGACCCGAACGCGGAGGTCCTGCATTGGTTGGACTGCTTGAAGCTGGCTCGAAGGGTCTACGGTAAGCCCACGACCATGAGAAACACATTGCACGGTCTGTGCCCCATGGACAAGATGACATAG
- the LOC115740124 gene encoding methylcrotonoyl-CoA carboxylase subunit alpha, mitochondrial isoform X2: MPSSMASLILRRNLHSRASSLLQARLFSHSPEAAAAAAKQRTLRSKPIEKILVANRGEIACRIMRTAKRLGIRTVAVYSDADAGSLHVRSADEAVRIGPAPARLSYLSGSSIVEAALRDGAQAIHPGYGFLSESAEFAQLCEDNGLTFIGPPASAIRDMGDKSASKKIMGAAGVPLVPGYHGDEQDIDIMRSEAGKIGYPVLIKPTHGGGGKGMRIVQSENEFVESFLGAQREAAASFGIDKILLEKYITRPRHIEVQIFGDKYGNIVHLNERDCSVQRRHQKIIEEAPAPNVTSDFRTHLGQAAVSAAKAVNYHNAGTVEFIVDTASGQFYFMEMNTRLQVEHPVTEMIVGQDLVEWQIRVANDEPLPIDQSEVPLLGHAFEARIYAENVSKGFLPATGVLHHYRPVQGTSSVRVDTGVEEGDTVSMHYDPMIAKLVAWGESRNAALVKLKDSLSKFQVAGLPTNINFLRKLANHWAFEEGNVETHFIEHFKDDLFDGSCHEKEAYEEAKHGAALVAACICNEENSNFREGYSGGNGLKSIWYANPPFRVNHCAKRVFELQWDNDYDSTGSKLLVLSLAYQPDGQYDIEVEGEGDSLGFKVKVTYLGNHDFRVEVNGVSTQVSLATYKKDLDKHIHIWHGSKHQHFRHKLGQPLFDDDDSQHKPSFEMASHPQGTVVAPMAGLVVKVLAKDGMRVEEGQPILVLEAMKMEHVVKAPSAGYVHGLAVTAGHQVPDSSVLFSIKEDCSEQKE, from the exons atgccttCTTCAATGGCGTCGTTGATCCTCCGTCGCAACCTCCACAGTCGAGCCTCCTCGCTCCTCCAGGCGAGACTCTTCTCCCATTcgccggaggcggcggcggctgctgcGAAGCAACGGACCTTGAGGTCGAAGCCCATCGAGAAAATACTGGTCGCGAACCGAGGCGAGATAGCTTGCAGGATCATGAGGACGGCGAAGAGGCTGGGGATCCGGACCGTCGCCGTCTACAGCGACGCGGACGCCGGTTCTCTCCACGTCAGGTCGGCAGACGAGGCCGTCCGCATCGGTCCCGCTCCGGCTCGACTTAGTTACCTCAGTGGGTCGTCCATCGTCGAGGCCGCTCTTCGCGACGGGGCTCAG GCTATCCATCCAGGATATGGTTTTTTGTCGGAGTCGGCTGAATTTGCTCAGCTCTGTGAAGACAATGGCCTCACTTTCATTGGTCCTCCTGCATCAGCTATTAGAGACATGGGTGACAAAAG CGCATCAAAGAAGATAATGGGTGCTGCTGGGGTTCCGCTTGTGCCTGGGTATCATGGGGATGAACAGGACATTGACATTATGAGGTCAGAAGCGGGAAAGATCGGCTATCCCGTTTTGATAAAACCAACACATGGAGGTGGAGGTAAG GGTATGAGGATTGTTCAGAGTGAAAATGAATTCGTTGAGTCTTTCTTAGGAGCACAACGTGAGGCTGCTGCTTCTTTTGGCATAGACAAGATCTTACTGGAGAAATATATCACAAGGCCAAGACATATAGAAGTCCAG ATATTTGGAGACAAGTACGGGAACATAGTCCACTTAAATGAGAGAGATTGCAGTGTGCAAAGAAGACATCAGAAGATTATTGAAGAAGCTCCTGCT CCGAATGTTACTTCCGACTTCCGCACCCACTTGGGTCAAGCTGCTGTTTCTGCTGCCAAG GCAGTAAATTATCATAATGCTGGCACTGTGGAGTTCATAGTTGATACTGCTTCTGGCCAATTTTACTTCATGGAGATGAATACCCGTCTACAG GTTGAGCATCCTGTCACCGAGATGATTGTTGGTCAAGACCTTGTTGAGTGGCAAATCCGTGTTGCAAATGATGAACCCCTTCCCATTGATCAGTCAGAGGTTCCATTGTTAG GTCATGCATTTGAAGCCAGAATATATGCTGAAAATGTTTCTAAAGGATTCCTTCCAGCAACTGGAGTCCTTCATCACTATCGTCCTGTTCAAGGCACATCAAGTG TGAGGGTCGACACTGGTGTTGAGGAAGGAGACACTGTTAGCATGCATTATGATCCTATGATTGCGAAGCTTGTTGCATGGGGAGAAAGCCGCAATGCAGCACTGGTTAAACTGAAGGATAGCTTGTCAAAGTTTCAG GTTGCAGGCCTTCCAACCAATATAAATTTTCTCAGAAAGCTTGCTAATCATTGGGCATTTGAAGAAGGAAATGTGGAAACTCATTTTATCGAACACTTTAAAGATGACCTCTTTGATGGCTCCTGTCATGAAAAAGAGGCATATGAGGAGGCTAAACATGGTGCAGCACTGGTTGCTGCATGCATTTGCAATgaggaaaattcaaattttagagAAGGTTA ttcaGGAGGCAATGGGTTAAAGTCCATATGGTATGCTAATCCCCCTTTCCGAGTCAATCACTGCGCGAAGCGTGTCTTTGAACTTCAGTGGGATAACGATTATGATAGCACTGGCTCAAAACTGCTGGTGCTTTCTCTTGCTTATCAGCCTGATGGGCAGTATGATATCGAG GTCGAAGGAGAAGGTGATTCCTTGGGCTTTAAAGTGAAAGTGACATACCTAGGCAACCATGATTTTAGAGTTGAAGTCAATGGTGTTAGTACTCAAGTTAGTTTAGCAACCTACAAGAAG GATTTGGATAAGCATATACATATATGGCACGGGTCTAAACATCAACATTTCAGACACAAATTGGGACAACCACTGTTTGACGACGACGACAGCCAGCACAAGCCCAGTTTTGAGATGGCATCACATCCACAGGGAACTGTGGTGGCACCAATGGCAGGGTTAGTGGTTAAGGTCCTGGCGAAGGATGGGATGCGAGTGGAGGAAGGTCAACCTATATTGGTTTTAGAAGCAATGAAAATGGAG CATGTTGTCAAAGCACCATCTGCTGGGTATGTTCATGGGCTTGCCGTAACTGCTGGTCACCAGGTTCCTGACAGTAGTGTTCTCTTCAGCATCAAG GAAGATTGTTCGGAGCAGAAAGaataa
- the LOC115740124 gene encoding methylcrotonoyl-CoA carboxylase subunit alpha, mitochondrial isoform X3: MPSSMASLILRRNLHSRASSLLQARLFSHSPEAAAAAAKQRTLRSKPIEKILVANRGEIACRIMRTAKRLGIRTVAVYSDADAGSLHVRSADEAVRIGPAPARLSYLSGSSIVEAALRDGAQAIHPGYGFLSESAEFAQLCEDNGLTFIGPPASAIRDMGDKSASKKIMGAAGVPLVPGYHGDEQDIDIMRSEAGKIGYPVLIKPTHGGGGKGMRIVQSENEFVESFLGAQREAAASFGIDKILLEKYITRPRHIEVQIFGDKYGNIVHLNERDCSVQRRHQKIIEEAPAPNVTSDFRTHLGQAAVSAAKAVNYHNAGTVEFIVDTASGQFYFMEMNTRLQVEHPVTEMIVGQDLVEWQIRVANDEPLPIDQSEVPLLGHAFEARIYAENVSKGFLPATGVLHHYRPVQGTSSAVRVDTGVEEGDTVSMHYDPMIAKLVAWGESRNAALVKLKDSLSKFQVAGLPTNINFLRKLANHWAFEEGNVETHFIEHFKDDLFDGSCHEKEAYEEAKHGAALVAACICNEENSNFREGGNGLKSIWYANPPFRVNHCAKRVFELQWDNDYDSTGSKLLVLSLAYQPDGQYDIEVEGEGDSLGFKVKVTYLGNHDFRVEVNGVSTQVSLATYKKDLDKHIHIWHGSKHQHFRHKLGQPLFDDDDSQHKPSFEMASHPQGTVVAPMAGLVVKVLAKDGMRVEEGQPILVLEAMKMEHVVKAPSAGYVHGLAVTAGHQVPDSSVLFSIKEDCSEQKE, translated from the exons atgccttCTTCAATGGCGTCGTTGATCCTCCGTCGCAACCTCCACAGTCGAGCCTCCTCGCTCCTCCAGGCGAGACTCTTCTCCCATTcgccggaggcggcggcggctgctgcGAAGCAACGGACCTTGAGGTCGAAGCCCATCGAGAAAATACTGGTCGCGAACCGAGGCGAGATAGCTTGCAGGATCATGAGGACGGCGAAGAGGCTGGGGATCCGGACCGTCGCCGTCTACAGCGACGCGGACGCCGGTTCTCTCCACGTCAGGTCGGCAGACGAGGCCGTCCGCATCGGTCCCGCTCCGGCTCGACTTAGTTACCTCAGTGGGTCGTCCATCGTCGAGGCCGCTCTTCGCGACGGGGCTCAG GCTATCCATCCAGGATATGGTTTTTTGTCGGAGTCGGCTGAATTTGCTCAGCTCTGTGAAGACAATGGCCTCACTTTCATTGGTCCTCCTGCATCAGCTATTAGAGACATGGGTGACAAAAG CGCATCAAAGAAGATAATGGGTGCTGCTGGGGTTCCGCTTGTGCCTGGGTATCATGGGGATGAACAGGACATTGACATTATGAGGTCAGAAGCGGGAAAGATCGGCTATCCCGTTTTGATAAAACCAACACATGGAGGTGGAGGTAAG GGTATGAGGATTGTTCAGAGTGAAAATGAATTCGTTGAGTCTTTCTTAGGAGCACAACGTGAGGCTGCTGCTTCTTTTGGCATAGACAAGATCTTACTGGAGAAATATATCACAAGGCCAAGACATATAGAAGTCCAG ATATTTGGAGACAAGTACGGGAACATAGTCCACTTAAATGAGAGAGATTGCAGTGTGCAAAGAAGACATCAGAAGATTATTGAAGAAGCTCCTGCT CCGAATGTTACTTCCGACTTCCGCACCCACTTGGGTCAAGCTGCTGTTTCTGCTGCCAAG GCAGTAAATTATCATAATGCTGGCACTGTGGAGTTCATAGTTGATACTGCTTCTGGCCAATTTTACTTCATGGAGATGAATACCCGTCTACAG GTTGAGCATCCTGTCACCGAGATGATTGTTGGTCAAGACCTTGTTGAGTGGCAAATCCGTGTTGCAAATGATGAACCCCTTCCCATTGATCAGTCAGAGGTTCCATTGTTAG GTCATGCATTTGAAGCCAGAATATATGCTGAAAATGTTTCTAAAGGATTCCTTCCAGCAACTGGAGTCCTTCATCACTATCGTCCTGTTCAAGGCACATCAAGTG CAGTGAGGGTCGACACTGGTGTTGAGGAAGGAGACACTGTTAGCATGCATTATGATCCTATGATTGCGAAGCTTGTTGCATGGGGAGAAAGCCGCAATGCAGCACTGGTTAAACTGAAGGATAGCTTGTCAAAGTTTCAG GTTGCAGGCCTTCCAACCAATATAAATTTTCTCAGAAAGCTTGCTAATCATTGGGCATTTGAAGAAGGAAATGTGGAAACTCATTTTATCGAACACTTTAAAGATGACCTCTTTGATGGCTCCTGTCATGAAAAAGAGGCATATGAGGAGGCTAAACATGGTGCAGCACTGGTTGCTGCATGCATTTGCAATgaggaaaattcaaattttagagAAG GAGGCAATGGGTTAAAGTCCATATGGTATGCTAATCCCCCTTTCCGAGTCAATCACTGCGCGAAGCGTGTCTTTGAACTTCAGTGGGATAACGATTATGATAGCACTGGCTCAAAACTGCTGGTGCTTTCTCTTGCTTATCAGCCTGATGGGCAGTATGATATCGAG GTCGAAGGAGAAGGTGATTCCTTGGGCTTTAAAGTGAAAGTGACATACCTAGGCAACCATGATTTTAGAGTTGAAGTCAATGGTGTTAGTACTCAAGTTAGTTTAGCAACCTACAAGAAG GATTTGGATAAGCATATACATATATGGCACGGGTCTAAACATCAACATTTCAGACACAAATTGGGACAACCACTGTTTGACGACGACGACAGCCAGCACAAGCCCAGTTTTGAGATGGCATCACATCCACAGGGAACTGTGGTGGCACCAATGGCAGGGTTAGTGGTTAAGGTCCTGGCGAAGGATGGGATGCGAGTGGAGGAAGGTCAACCTATATTGGTTTTAGAAGCAATGAAAATGGAG CATGTTGTCAAAGCACCATCTGCTGGGTATGTTCATGGGCTTGCCGTAACTGCTGGTCACCAGGTTCCTGACAGTAGTGTTCTCTTCAGCATCAAG GAAGATTGTTCGGAGCAGAAAGaataa
- the LOC115740124 gene encoding methylcrotonoyl-CoA carboxylase subunit alpha, mitochondrial isoform X4, whose translation MPSSMASLILRRNLHSRASSLLQARLFSHSPEAAAAAAKQRTLRSKPIEKILVANRGEIACRIMRTAKRLGIRTVAVYSDADAGSLHVRSADEAVRIGPAPARLSYLSGSSIVEAALRDGAQAIHPGYGFLSESAEFAQLCEDNGLTFIGPPASAIRDMGDKSASKKIMGAAGVPLVPGYHGDEQDIDIMRSEAGKIGYPVLIKPTHGGGGKGMRIVQSENEFVESFLGAQREAAASFGIDKILLEKYITRPRHIEVQIFGDKYGNIVHLNERDCSVQRRHQKIIEEAPAPNVTSDFRTHLGQAAVSAAKAVNYHNAGTVEFIVDTASGQFYFMEMNTRLQVEHPVTEMIVGQDLVEWQIRVANDEPLPIDQSEVPLLGHAFEARIYAENVSKGFLPATGVLHHYRPVQGTSSVRVDTGVEEGDTVSMHYDPMIAKLVAWGESRNAALVKLKDSLSKFQVAGLPTNINFLRKLANHWAFEEGNVETHFIEHFKDDLFDGSCHEKEAYEEAKHGAALVAACICNEENSNFREGGNGLKSIWYANPPFRVNHCAKRVFELQWDNDYDSTGSKLLVLSLAYQPDGQYDIEVEGEGDSLGFKVKVTYLGNHDFRVEVNGVSTQVSLATYKKDLDKHIHIWHGSKHQHFRHKLGQPLFDDDDSQHKPSFEMASHPQGTVVAPMAGLVVKVLAKDGMRVEEGQPILVLEAMKMEHVVKAPSAGYVHGLAVTAGHQVPDSSVLFSIKEDCSEQKE comes from the exons atgccttCTTCAATGGCGTCGTTGATCCTCCGTCGCAACCTCCACAGTCGAGCCTCCTCGCTCCTCCAGGCGAGACTCTTCTCCCATTcgccggaggcggcggcggctgctgcGAAGCAACGGACCTTGAGGTCGAAGCCCATCGAGAAAATACTGGTCGCGAACCGAGGCGAGATAGCTTGCAGGATCATGAGGACGGCGAAGAGGCTGGGGATCCGGACCGTCGCCGTCTACAGCGACGCGGACGCCGGTTCTCTCCACGTCAGGTCGGCAGACGAGGCCGTCCGCATCGGTCCCGCTCCGGCTCGACTTAGTTACCTCAGTGGGTCGTCCATCGTCGAGGCCGCTCTTCGCGACGGGGCTCAG GCTATCCATCCAGGATATGGTTTTTTGTCGGAGTCGGCTGAATTTGCTCAGCTCTGTGAAGACAATGGCCTCACTTTCATTGGTCCTCCTGCATCAGCTATTAGAGACATGGGTGACAAAAG CGCATCAAAGAAGATAATGGGTGCTGCTGGGGTTCCGCTTGTGCCTGGGTATCATGGGGATGAACAGGACATTGACATTATGAGGTCAGAAGCGGGAAAGATCGGCTATCCCGTTTTGATAAAACCAACACATGGAGGTGGAGGTAAG GGTATGAGGATTGTTCAGAGTGAAAATGAATTCGTTGAGTCTTTCTTAGGAGCACAACGTGAGGCTGCTGCTTCTTTTGGCATAGACAAGATCTTACTGGAGAAATATATCACAAGGCCAAGACATATAGAAGTCCAG ATATTTGGAGACAAGTACGGGAACATAGTCCACTTAAATGAGAGAGATTGCAGTGTGCAAAGAAGACATCAGAAGATTATTGAAGAAGCTCCTGCT CCGAATGTTACTTCCGACTTCCGCACCCACTTGGGTCAAGCTGCTGTTTCTGCTGCCAAG GCAGTAAATTATCATAATGCTGGCACTGTGGAGTTCATAGTTGATACTGCTTCTGGCCAATTTTACTTCATGGAGATGAATACCCGTCTACAG GTTGAGCATCCTGTCACCGAGATGATTGTTGGTCAAGACCTTGTTGAGTGGCAAATCCGTGTTGCAAATGATGAACCCCTTCCCATTGATCAGTCAGAGGTTCCATTGTTAG GTCATGCATTTGAAGCCAGAATATATGCTGAAAATGTTTCTAAAGGATTCCTTCCAGCAACTGGAGTCCTTCATCACTATCGTCCTGTTCAAGGCACATCAAGTG TGAGGGTCGACACTGGTGTTGAGGAAGGAGACACTGTTAGCATGCATTATGATCCTATGATTGCGAAGCTTGTTGCATGGGGAGAAAGCCGCAATGCAGCACTGGTTAAACTGAAGGATAGCTTGTCAAAGTTTCAG GTTGCAGGCCTTCCAACCAATATAAATTTTCTCAGAAAGCTTGCTAATCATTGGGCATTTGAAGAAGGAAATGTGGAAACTCATTTTATCGAACACTTTAAAGATGACCTCTTTGATGGCTCCTGTCATGAAAAAGAGGCATATGAGGAGGCTAAACATGGTGCAGCACTGGTTGCTGCATGCATTTGCAATgaggaaaattcaaattttagagAAG GAGGCAATGGGTTAAAGTCCATATGGTATGCTAATCCCCCTTTCCGAGTCAATCACTGCGCGAAGCGTGTCTTTGAACTTCAGTGGGATAACGATTATGATAGCACTGGCTCAAAACTGCTGGTGCTTTCTCTTGCTTATCAGCCTGATGGGCAGTATGATATCGAG GTCGAAGGAGAAGGTGATTCCTTGGGCTTTAAAGTGAAAGTGACATACCTAGGCAACCATGATTTTAGAGTTGAAGTCAATGGTGTTAGTACTCAAGTTAGTTTAGCAACCTACAAGAAG GATTTGGATAAGCATATACATATATGGCACGGGTCTAAACATCAACATTTCAGACACAAATTGGGACAACCACTGTTTGACGACGACGACAGCCAGCACAAGCCCAGTTTTGAGATGGCATCACATCCACAGGGAACTGTGGTGGCACCAATGGCAGGGTTAGTGGTTAAGGTCCTGGCGAAGGATGGGATGCGAGTGGAGGAAGGTCAACCTATATTGGTTTTAGAAGCAATGAAAATGGAG CATGTTGTCAAAGCACCATCTGCTGGGTATGTTCATGGGCTTGCCGTAACTGCTGGTCACCAGGTTCCTGACAGTAGTGTTCTCTTCAGCATCAAG GAAGATTGTTCGGAGCAGAAAGaataa
- the LOC115740124 gene encoding methylcrotonoyl-CoA carboxylase subunit alpha, mitochondrial isoform X1, translated as MPSSMASLILRRNLHSRASSLLQARLFSHSPEAAAAAAKQRTLRSKPIEKILVANRGEIACRIMRTAKRLGIRTVAVYSDADAGSLHVRSADEAVRIGPAPARLSYLSGSSIVEAALRDGAQAIHPGYGFLSESAEFAQLCEDNGLTFIGPPASAIRDMGDKSASKKIMGAAGVPLVPGYHGDEQDIDIMRSEAGKIGYPVLIKPTHGGGGKGMRIVQSENEFVESFLGAQREAAASFGIDKILLEKYITRPRHIEVQIFGDKYGNIVHLNERDCSVQRRHQKIIEEAPAPNVTSDFRTHLGQAAVSAAKAVNYHNAGTVEFIVDTASGQFYFMEMNTRLQVEHPVTEMIVGQDLVEWQIRVANDEPLPIDQSEVPLLGHAFEARIYAENVSKGFLPATGVLHHYRPVQGTSSAVRVDTGVEEGDTVSMHYDPMIAKLVAWGESRNAALVKLKDSLSKFQVAGLPTNINFLRKLANHWAFEEGNVETHFIEHFKDDLFDGSCHEKEAYEEAKHGAALVAACICNEENSNFREGYSGGNGLKSIWYANPPFRVNHCAKRVFELQWDNDYDSTGSKLLVLSLAYQPDGQYDIEVEGEGDSLGFKVKVTYLGNHDFRVEVNGVSTQVSLATYKKDLDKHIHIWHGSKHQHFRHKLGQPLFDDDDSQHKPSFEMASHPQGTVVAPMAGLVVKVLAKDGMRVEEGQPILVLEAMKMEHVVKAPSAGYVHGLAVTAGHQVPDSSVLFSIKEDCSEQKE; from the exons atgccttCTTCAATGGCGTCGTTGATCCTCCGTCGCAACCTCCACAGTCGAGCCTCCTCGCTCCTCCAGGCGAGACTCTTCTCCCATTcgccggaggcggcggcggctgctgcGAAGCAACGGACCTTGAGGTCGAAGCCCATCGAGAAAATACTGGTCGCGAACCGAGGCGAGATAGCTTGCAGGATCATGAGGACGGCGAAGAGGCTGGGGATCCGGACCGTCGCCGTCTACAGCGACGCGGACGCCGGTTCTCTCCACGTCAGGTCGGCAGACGAGGCCGTCCGCATCGGTCCCGCTCCGGCTCGACTTAGTTACCTCAGTGGGTCGTCCATCGTCGAGGCCGCTCTTCGCGACGGGGCTCAG GCTATCCATCCAGGATATGGTTTTTTGTCGGAGTCGGCTGAATTTGCTCAGCTCTGTGAAGACAATGGCCTCACTTTCATTGGTCCTCCTGCATCAGCTATTAGAGACATGGGTGACAAAAG CGCATCAAAGAAGATAATGGGTGCTGCTGGGGTTCCGCTTGTGCCTGGGTATCATGGGGATGAACAGGACATTGACATTATGAGGTCAGAAGCGGGAAAGATCGGCTATCCCGTTTTGATAAAACCAACACATGGAGGTGGAGGTAAG GGTATGAGGATTGTTCAGAGTGAAAATGAATTCGTTGAGTCTTTCTTAGGAGCACAACGTGAGGCTGCTGCTTCTTTTGGCATAGACAAGATCTTACTGGAGAAATATATCACAAGGCCAAGACATATAGAAGTCCAG ATATTTGGAGACAAGTACGGGAACATAGTCCACTTAAATGAGAGAGATTGCAGTGTGCAAAGAAGACATCAGAAGATTATTGAAGAAGCTCCTGCT CCGAATGTTACTTCCGACTTCCGCACCCACTTGGGTCAAGCTGCTGTTTCTGCTGCCAAG GCAGTAAATTATCATAATGCTGGCACTGTGGAGTTCATAGTTGATACTGCTTCTGGCCAATTTTACTTCATGGAGATGAATACCCGTCTACAG GTTGAGCATCCTGTCACCGAGATGATTGTTGGTCAAGACCTTGTTGAGTGGCAAATCCGTGTTGCAAATGATGAACCCCTTCCCATTGATCAGTCAGAGGTTCCATTGTTAG GTCATGCATTTGAAGCCAGAATATATGCTGAAAATGTTTCTAAAGGATTCCTTCCAGCAACTGGAGTCCTTCATCACTATCGTCCTGTTCAAGGCACATCAAGTG CAGTGAGGGTCGACACTGGTGTTGAGGAAGGAGACACTGTTAGCATGCATTATGATCCTATGATTGCGAAGCTTGTTGCATGGGGAGAAAGCCGCAATGCAGCACTGGTTAAACTGAAGGATAGCTTGTCAAAGTTTCAG GTTGCAGGCCTTCCAACCAATATAAATTTTCTCAGAAAGCTTGCTAATCATTGGGCATTTGAAGAAGGAAATGTGGAAACTCATTTTATCGAACACTTTAAAGATGACCTCTTTGATGGCTCCTGTCATGAAAAAGAGGCATATGAGGAGGCTAAACATGGTGCAGCACTGGTTGCTGCATGCATTTGCAATgaggaaaattcaaattttagagAAGGTTA ttcaGGAGGCAATGGGTTAAAGTCCATATGGTATGCTAATCCCCCTTTCCGAGTCAATCACTGCGCGAAGCGTGTCTTTGAACTTCAGTGGGATAACGATTATGATAGCACTGGCTCAAAACTGCTGGTGCTTTCTCTTGCTTATCAGCCTGATGGGCAGTATGATATCGAG GTCGAAGGAGAAGGTGATTCCTTGGGCTTTAAAGTGAAAGTGACATACCTAGGCAACCATGATTTTAGAGTTGAAGTCAATGGTGTTAGTACTCAAGTTAGTTTAGCAACCTACAAGAAG GATTTGGATAAGCATATACATATATGGCACGGGTCTAAACATCAACATTTCAGACACAAATTGGGACAACCACTGTTTGACGACGACGACAGCCAGCACAAGCCCAGTTTTGAGATGGCATCACATCCACAGGGAACTGTGGTGGCACCAATGGCAGGGTTAGTGGTTAAGGTCCTGGCGAAGGATGGGATGCGAGTGGAGGAAGGTCAACCTATATTGGTTTTAGAAGCAATGAAAATGGAG CATGTTGTCAAAGCACCATCTGCTGGGTATGTTCATGGGCTTGCCGTAACTGCTGGTCACCAGGTTCCTGACAGTAGTGTTCTCTTCAGCATCAAG GAAGATTGTTCGGAGCAGAAAGaataa